One region of Halomicrobium sp. LC1Hm genomic DNA includes:
- a CDS encoding cation acetate symporter encodes MSGLLLQSGLLPEGLEISFKLIPGIMVTAMLLLFLAVGYVFKVADTEGMWVAGRSIGNVENGMAIGANWMSAASYLGMAATIALFGFYGLAFVVGWSTGYFILLIFMAAQMRRFGKYTAPDFVGDRFNSDGARAMAAVTTFLIGFVYAIGQARGMGLVGLYIFGDIGIPGLSGYQSMVVLMMAITVGYLTLSGMLGATKNMTVQFVILIVAFLAGLYAVGYTQGYSTVLPQLEYGRLIGALSAEFSEPFTTESYYTWIATAFTLVVGTCGLPHVLVRFYTVESERTARWSTVWGLFFICLLYLSAPAFAAFGTDLYAKEIGAVYGDPGMSSAAGDVIVVLATQLAGLPEWFVGLVASGGIAAAIATTAGLFIAGSSAISHDIYKGLINPDATQRQQVLVGRLSIVALGVITTLAALDPAAPIAALVTYAFSLAGSVLFPMFFLGLWWENTNRQGALAGMSTGLVIWLIPMINEVVPSYGILASAAGSDGVLSAALAQWLPAIGSALVAAPVVFVVTIAVSLVTDEPPLETKRMVRQCHSPEPMGQQQTAEEVVSGAETPGDD; translated from the coding sequence ATGAGCGGCCTCCTCCTCCAGTCGGGCCTGCTCCCGGAGGGACTCGAAATCTCGTTCAAGCTCATCCCCGGGATCATGGTCACGGCCATGCTCTTGCTCTTTCTGGCGGTCGGCTACGTGTTCAAGGTGGCAGACACCGAGGGCATGTGGGTCGCCGGCCGCTCGATCGGCAACGTCGAGAACGGGATGGCGATCGGCGCGAACTGGATGTCTGCGGCCTCCTACCTCGGGATGGCCGCGACGATCGCGCTGTTTGGCTTCTACGGACTGGCCTTCGTCGTCGGCTGGTCGACGGGCTACTTCATCCTCCTGATCTTCATGGCCGCCCAGATGCGCCGGTTCGGGAAGTACACCGCACCGGACTTCGTCGGTGACCGCTTCAACTCCGACGGCGCACGCGCGATGGCGGCCGTGACGACCTTTTTGATCGGGTTCGTCTACGCCATCGGACAGGCTCGCGGCATGGGACTGGTCGGCCTGTACATCTTCGGCGACATCGGCATCCCCGGCCTCTCGGGGTACCAGTCGATGGTCGTGTTGATGATGGCGATCACGGTGGGCTATCTCACGCTGTCGGGCATGCTGGGCGCGACCAAGAACATGACCGTCCAGTTCGTCATCCTCATCGTCGCGTTCCTGGCCGGCCTCTACGCGGTCGGGTACACCCAGGGGTACTCGACGGTGTTGCCCCAGCTGGAGTACGGTCGGTTGATCGGCGCGCTCAGCGCCGAGTTCAGCGAGCCGTTCACCACCGAGAGCTACTACACGTGGATCGCGACGGCGTTCACGCTCGTGGTCGGGACCTGTGGCTTGCCACACGTGCTGGTGCGGTTCTACACGGTCGAGAGCGAGCGGACGGCCCGCTGGTCGACGGTCTGGGGCCTCTTTTTCATCTGCCTGCTGTACCTGAGCGCGCCGGCCTTCGCCGCCTTCGGGACCGACCTCTACGCCAAGGAGATCGGTGCCGTCTACGGCGATCCCGGCATGTCCAGTGCCGCGGGCGACGTGATCGTCGTGCTGGCGACCCAGCTCGCGGGGCTGCCCGAGTGGTTCGTCGGCCTCGTCGCCTCGGGCGGGATCGCCGCCGCGATCGCGACGACCGCCGGCCTCTTTATCGCCGGCTCCTCGGCCATCTCTCACGACATCTACAAGGGCCTGATCAACCCCGACGCGACCCAGCGCCAGCAGGTGCTGGTCGGTCGCCTCAGCATCGTCGCGCTGGGCGTCATCACGACGCTGGCCGCGCTCGACCCGGCCGCGCCGATCGCCGCGCTGGTGACCTACGCGTTCTCGCTGGCGGGCTCCGTTCTCTTCCCGATGTTCTTCCTCGGCCTCTGGTGGGAGAACACGAACCGACAGGGCGCGCTGGCCGGGATGTCGACCGGGCTCGTCATCTGGCTCATCCCGATGATCAACGAGGTCGTCCCGAGCTACGGCATCCTCGCGAGCGCCGCCGGCTCCGACGGCGTGCTGTCGGCGGCCCTCGCACAGTGGCTCCCGGCGATCGGCTCGGCGCTGGTCGCCGCGCCGGTGGTGTTCGTCGTCACGATCGCCGTCTCGCTGGTCACCGACGAACCGCCACTGGAGACCAAACGGATGGTCCGCCAGTGTCACAGCCCGGAACCGATGGGACAACAGCAGACGGCCGAAGAGGTCGTCAGCGGTGCGGAAACGCCAGGTGATGACTGA
- a CDS encoding DUF4212 domain-containing protein: protein MKNSDAGDGSTADESTTESDPRPDGGVAPDDGVAYLDAEVNIFSPSTPFMRDHLRIIWSGFVAWLLIVFGPVSLTPIIPGVMTAPIPVIGFPLHYFLVGIGAPVGALLLSIWYARKRDALDEEYGISHETEPEPETEVATAADGGTAE from the coding sequence ATGAAAAATAGTGATGCTGGCGACGGCAGCACAGCCGACGAGTCGACCACCGAGTCGGACCCCCGCCCGGACGGCGGCGTCGCGCCCGACGACGGAGTGGCCTACCTGGACGCCGAGGTCAACATCTTCAGTCCGTCGACGCCGTTCATGCGCGACCACCTGCGGATCATCTGGTCGGGCTTCGTCGCGTGGCTGCTCATCGTGTTCGGCCCGGTCTCGCTGACGCCGATCATCCCCGGCGTGATGACGGCACCCATCCCGGTCATCGGGTTCCCGCTGCACTACTTCCTGGTCGGGATCGGCGCGCCAGTCGGCGCGTTGCTCCTGTCGATCTGGTACGCTCGCAAGCGTGACGCGCTCGACGAGGAGTACGGGATCAGCCACGAGACCGAGCCCGAACCGGAGACGGAGGTCGCGACCGCGGCCGACGGAGGGACCGCCGAATGA
- a CDS encoding magnesium transporter, with protein MTVREIAAEAYRETIPVLVLSAIGGLFAGLVLVGMEAELAAVPGLLVLVPALLATRGNVYGSLGARLGSALHQGVIEPTLGFGDERLNAAIAAALANGILVSGFAAVLGVVVLRVLGSESAGLATLVAISLLAGLLSGLLLTVAVVTVVVVGYRRGLNPDTLAGPVVTTTGDVVGIATMLVAARIVLALGGG; from the coding sequence ATGACGGTCCGCGAGATCGCCGCGGAGGCCTACCGGGAGACGATCCCGGTGCTGGTGTTGAGTGCGATCGGCGGCCTGTTCGCCGGGCTCGTCCTGGTGGGAATGGAGGCAGAGCTCGCGGCCGTCCCCGGCCTGCTGGTCCTGGTGCCGGCACTGCTCGCGACGCGGGGCAACGTCTACGGCTCGCTGGGCGCGCGGCTCGGCTCTGCGCTCCACCAGGGTGTCATCGAACCCACGCTCGGCTTCGGCGACGAGCGGCTCAACGCCGCGATCGCCGCCGCGCTGGCGAACGGTATTCTCGTCAGCGGCTTCGCCGCCGTGCTGGGCGTCGTCGTGTTGCGTGTCCTGGGCAGCGAGTCGGCCGGCCTCGCGACGCTCGTCGCGATCTCGTTGCTCGCCGGTCTCCTGTCGGGACTGTTGCTGACGGTGGCCGTCGTCACGGTCGTCGTCGTCGGCTACCGTCGCGGACTCAACCCCGACACGCTCGCCGGCCCGGTCGTGACGACGACGGGCGACGTGGTCGGCATCGCGACGATGCTCGTGGCCGCACGGATCGTGCTCGCCCTCGGGGGTGGCTGA
- a CDS encoding magnesium transporter, which produces MVEGSAEWSVSGIVRTMLPLLCVLTAIELVSGLVLESFEATLLAAPSLLLLVPVTIGMGGNLGSVLAARLSTALHLGLLSFSPTDDRLAGNAVATIGLSLTVFPLVGAGAWGLTAFVGETGLTLATVVLIALLSGLVLSVLAVVVTVVTTYAAYRYRLDPDDVVVPVVTNVCDVLGVLVLFGVYWVVA; this is translated from the coding sequence ATGGTCGAGGGATCGGCCGAGTGGTCGGTGTCTGGCATCGTGCGGACGATGCTCCCGCTGCTGTGCGTGTTGACCGCGATCGAACTGGTCAGTGGACTCGTCCTGGAGTCCTTCGAGGCGACGCTGCTGGCCGCGCCGTCGCTGCTCTTGCTCGTTCCGGTGACTATCGGGATGGGCGGCAACCTCGGCAGCGTGCTGGCCGCCCGGCTCTCGACGGCGCTTCACCTCGGCCTGCTCTCCTTTTCGCCGACCGACGACCGCCTCGCGGGCAACGCCGTCGCGACGATCGGGCTCTCGCTGACGGTGTTCCCGCTCGTCGGGGCCGGCGCGTGGGGGCTGACCGCCTTCGTGGGCGAGACGGGGCTCACACTGGCCACCGTGGTCCTGATCGCGCTCCTGAGCGGCCTCGTGCTGTCGGTGCTCGCCGTCGTCGTCACCGTGGTCACGACCTACGCGGCCTACCGCTACCGCCTGGACCCCGACGACGTGGTCGTGCCGGTCGTCACCAACGTCTGTGACGTGCTGGGCGTGCTGGTGCTGTTCGGGGTCTACTGGGTCGTGGCGTGA
- a CDS encoding nucleoside recognition protein — protein sequence MQPHVALQSVGPVVDLLWGTVLPRVGTIAVTLALGVFLADLAVAFGIVEYIATLSKYLTEPANLPREVGTAILATTASPTAGYGMLAEFRESGVLDDRATLVAVTINTFFGFAQHIFTFYAPVLIPILGLRVGLLYVGARAAISLAITLVGILAGALLLSNRNVDRSRMPEVEDPTEENGTAREKLRDAAASTGEKLRDILPRLLVIYAIVAVLVAWREIPALVTLVGALSESGAAGVVPSLSESVGAFTSAVGLPSAAVGVVAVYTIDTTNGSIVLAPLIENGTFTPRQAVATMLVGGIVSFAVSTFKRSIPFQYGIWGADFGSKVIAVNTTLKIVFIALAVVLLLVP from the coding sequence GTGCAGCCACACGTCGCCCTCCAGTCGGTCGGTCCGGTCGTCGATCTGCTCTGGGGGACGGTGCTCCCGCGGGTGGGGACCATCGCCGTCACGCTGGCGCTGGGCGTGTTCCTCGCCGATCTCGCCGTCGCCTTCGGGATCGTCGAGTACATCGCGACGCTCTCGAAGTACCTCACCGAGCCGGCGAACCTCCCCCGCGAGGTCGGCACCGCGATCCTGGCGACGACGGCCTCGCCGACCGCGGGCTACGGGATGCTCGCGGAGTTTCGCGAGTCGGGCGTGCTCGACGACCGCGCGACGCTGGTGGCCGTCACCATCAACACGTTCTTCGGCTTCGCCCAGCACATCTTCACCTTCTACGCTCCCGTCTTGATCCCGATTCTCGGGCTCCGGGTGGGACTGCTGTACGTCGGCGCTCGCGCCGCCATCTCGCTGGCGATCACGCTCGTGGGCATCCTCGCAGGCGCGCTGCTCCTCTCGAATCGCAACGTCGACCGCAGCCGGATGCCCGAGGTGGAGGACCCGACCGAGGAGAACGGCACCGCTCGCGAGAAGCTCCGGGACGCGGCGGCGTCGACCGGCGAGAAGCTCCGGGACATCTTGCCGCGACTGCTGGTCATCTACGCGATCGTCGCCGTCCTCGTCGCCTGGCGCGAGATCCCCGCGCTGGTGACGCTGGTCGGTGCCCTGAGCGAGTCGGGCGCGGCCGGCGTCGTCCCGTCGCTGTCCGAGAGCGTCGGCGCATTCACGAGCGCCGTCGGCCTGCCAAGCGCCGCCGTCGGCGTCGTCGCGGTCTACACCATCGACACCACCAACGGCTCGATCGTCCTCGCGCCGCTGATCGAGAACGGGACCTTCACCCCTCGTCAGGCCGTCGCGACGATGCTCGTCGGCGGGATCGTCTCCTTCGCCGTCTCGACGTTCAAGCGCTCGATCCCGTTCCAGTACGGCATCTGGGGGGCCGACTTCGGCTCGAAGGTGATCGCGGTCAACACGACGCTGAAGATCGTGTTCATCGCGCTCGCGGTGGTCCTGTTGCTCGTCCCCTAG
- a CDS encoding lamin tail domain-containing protein, whose amino-acid sequence MNRRCSLLVALLTLAALAGCLSGGPQTPAAPGDAVPAGSDTVNATVTRVVDGDTVEIRYDNGTFDTVRLLGIDTPETRGGTNPAEFEGVPDTAAGRACLERAAGNATRALEALVGGEPVVVAVDPQADRRDRYDRLLAYLVVDGVDANERLVEAGHARVYDSAFSRSERFYEHERAARDAGRGVWACGDPATPTGDVGLRIVADAPGDDRENPNGEFVVVSNHGGDPLAIGDWTLTDEAGHSYTFPSSATVPANGSVRLYSGSGTDTPTEFYRGNGPIWNNDGDTATLRAANGTVVAAASY is encoded by the coding sequence ATGAACCGTCGGTGCTCACTGCTCGTCGCCTTGTTGACTCTGGCCGCCCTCGCCGGCTGTCTCTCGGGCGGGCCACAGACGCCAGCCGCGCCCGGCGACGCCGTCCCGGCAGGGAGTGACACTGTCAACGCCACGGTCACCCGCGTCGTCGACGGCGACACCGTCGAGATCCGGTACGACAACGGGACGTTCGACACCGTCCGGCTGCTCGGGATCGACACTCCCGAGACCCGCGGCGGGACGAACCCCGCGGAGTTCGAGGGCGTCCCCGACACCGCGGCCGGCCGGGCCTGTCTCGAACGGGCCGCCGGCAACGCGACCCGCGCGCTGGAAGCCCTCGTCGGCGGCGAGCCGGTCGTCGTCGCTGTCGACCCGCAGGCCGACCGACGGGACCGCTACGATCGGCTGCTGGCTTACCTCGTCGTCGACGGCGTCGACGCCAACGAACGGCTCGTCGAGGCGGGTCACGCGCGGGTCTACGACAGCGCGTTCTCGCGCTCGGAACGGTTCTACGAGCACGAACGGGCCGCGCGGGACGCCGGCCGCGGCGTCTGGGCCTGTGGGGACCCGGCCACGCCGACCGGCGATGTCGGCCTCCGGATCGTCGCCGACGCGCCGGGCGACGACCGCGAGAACCCCAACGGCGAGTTCGTCGTCGTCTCGAACCACGGCGGCGACCCGCTCGCGATCGGCGACTGGACGCTCACCGACGAGGCCGGCCACAGCTACACTTTCCCGTCGAGCGCGACGGTGCCCGCGAACGGCTCGGTCCGGCTCTACTCCGGATCGGGGACCGACACTCCCACCGAGTTCTACCGCGGGAACGGCCCGATCTGGAACAACGACGGCGACACCGCCACCCTGCGCGCCGCGAACGGGACGGTCGTCGCCGCGGCGTCGTACTGA
- a CDS encoding molybdopterin-dependent oxidoreductase, protein MRRPDWLPARPLRWLEPGPRVLDWSLAAAVAIILATGLYSLVAGVPAQAWVFDLHAIAGIGLVVLLVFKLRRVAPRVTPDRLTGPRVLSLSLAVVTAAALATGLWWVLGGSVSIGPWGLLNLHIGVGLVVPVVLLLHLRHRFHDPRDVPSRDRRTALQYAGIAGIAALTWRSQRVLNDVLDTAGADRRFTGSREVGTDEGNAFPPTSWMADDPDPIDPDEWALSVTGRVANPATFGVDDLELDDPEGADEQRAVLDCTSGWYSEHDWQGVAVAELLAAVEPDDAARWVQFRSVTGYRWSLPVSEAEDALLATHVDGDPLTHGHGAPMRLVAPGRRGLQWVKWVDEVRLSRRREIGESVAIFVSGFEE, encoded by the coding sequence ATGCGCCGGCCCGACTGGCTCCCCGCGCGACCGCTCCGGTGGCTGGAGCCCGGCCCGCGCGTCCTCGACTGGAGTCTCGCGGCCGCGGTCGCGATCATCCTCGCGACGGGTCTCTACAGCCTCGTCGCGGGCGTCCCCGCACAGGCCTGGGTCTTCGATCTCCACGCGATCGCGGGGATCGGGCTGGTCGTCCTCCTCGTCTTCAAGCTCCGCAGAGTCGCGCCCCGAGTCACGCCCGACCGCCTGACCGGGCCGCGCGTCCTCTCGCTGTCTCTCGCTGTCGTCACCGCGGCGGCGCTCGCAACGGGGCTGTGGTGGGTGCTTGGCGGTTCGGTCTCGATCGGTCCCTGGGGCCTGCTGAACCTCCACATCGGCGTCGGGCTGGTCGTCCCGGTCGTCCTCCTCTTGCACCTGCGCCACCGCTTTCACGACCCGCGCGACGTGCCGAGCCGCGACCGCCGCACAGCACTGCAGTACGCCGGGATCGCCGGCATCGCGGCCCTGACCTGGCGGAGCCAGCGAGTGCTCAACGACGTTCTCGATACGGCCGGCGCGGACCGGCGCTTCACCGGCTCCCGCGAGGTCGGGACGGACGAGGGCAACGCCTTCCCGCCGACGAGCTGGATGGCCGACGACCCCGATCCGATCGATCCCGACGAGTGGGCGCTATCGGTCACTGGCCGAGTCGCCAATCCCGCGACGTTCGGCGTCGACGATCTGGAACTGGACGATCCCGAGGGTGCCGACGAGCAGCGGGCCGTCCTCGACTGCACCAGCGGCTGGTACTCCGAGCACGACTGGCAGGGCGTCGCAGTCGCGGAGCTGCTGGCGGCGGTCGAACCGGACGACGCCGCCCGGTGGGTCCAGTTCCGTTCCGTGACGGGGTATCGCTGGTCGCTGCCCGTCTCGGAGGCCGAGGACGCACTGCTGGCGACCCACGTCGACGGCGACCCCCTCACGCACGGCCACGGCGCGCCGATGCGACTGGTCGCGCCGGGACGGCGCGGCCTCCAGTGGGTCAAGTGGGTCGACGAGGTCAGACTCTCTCGCCGCCGCGAGATTGGCGAGTCGGTCGCGATCTTCGTCAGCGGCTTCGAGGAGTGA
- a CDS encoding HAD family hydrolase, with product MTTTTAICFDLDGTLVQYDRSFDEILTTAFERELGTATEEMVGAYETGFFDAFEGCTPEPYHAGMRAALAEAEIDTDVDALVAALRDEEFAATSVSSAARDCLSELGADEATTLVVCSDGVGEWQRAKIGHHDLGAHFDETVISYDVGGHKTDGDPYDAVRERVDAEEYVMVGDSHESDVVAAREAGFVPVQYEDAETDLFAILTAML from the coding sequence ATGACCACCACGACAGCGATCTGTTTCGACCTCGACGGAACGCTGGTCCAGTACGATCGCTCGTTCGACGAGATACTGACGACGGCCTTCGAGCGCGAGCTCGGGACTGCGACCGAGGAGATGGTCGGGGCCTACGAGACCGGTTTCTTCGACGCGTTCGAGGGGTGTACGCCGGAACCGTACCACGCGGGGATGCGGGCCGCGCTGGCGGAAGCCGAGATCGACACCGACGTGGACGCGCTCGTGGCGGCGCTGCGAGACGAGGAGTTCGCGGCGACCAGCGTGTCGTCGGCCGCGCGGGACTGCCTCTCGGAACTGGGCGCGGACGAGGCGACGACGCTCGTGGTCTGTAGCGACGGCGTCGGCGAGTGGCAGCGCGCGAAGATCGGCCACCACGACCTTGGCGCGCACTTCGACGAGACGGTGATCTCCTACGACGTGGGCGGGCACAAGACCGACGGCGACCCCTACGACGCCGTCCGCGAGCGTGTCGACGCCGAGGAGTACGTGATGGTCGGCGACAGCCACGAGTCGGACGTGGTGGCCGCCCGCGAGGCCGGTTTCGTCCCGGTGCAGTACGAGGACGCCGAGACGGACCTGTTCGCGATCCTCACCGCGATGCTGTGA
- a CDS encoding RNA-binding domain-containing protein, with protein sequence MSTVYSVDVRVTAPVHDTEVTDRVADAVTNIFPTADPSYEGDQIVAACHDMSHVSELLHREEILDTARGVFLDTLDDDAFTFELNKQAAFEGRINFSVGGPAELGDIHVRVRVTEPSAEAFIDAIAPPTEDGAPIDTE encoded by the coding sequence ATGAGCACGGTCTACAGTGTCGACGTGCGAGTGACTGCGCCGGTCCACGACACCGAGGTGACGGATCGGGTCGCCGACGCCGTCACGAACATCTTCCCGACGGCCGATCCCAGCTACGAGGGCGACCAGATCGTCGCGGCGTGTCACGACATGAGCCACGTCTCGGAGCTGCTCCACCGCGAGGAGATCCTCGACACGGCGCGGGGCGTCTTCCTCGACACGCTCGACGACGACGCGTTCACCTTCGAGTTGAACAAGCAGGCGGCCTTCGAGGGGCGGATCAACTTCTCTGTCGGCGGTCCCGCAGAGCTCGGCGACATCCACGTCCGAGTGCGCGTGACCGAGCCGTCGGCCGAGGCCTTCATCGACGCCATCGCACCGCCGACCGAGGACGGCGCACCCATCGACACCGAATGA
- a CDS encoding AAA family ATPase — MRVLATVGLPGSGKGEAANVARELDVPVVTMGDVIRAECRDRGLDPATEHGRVATALREENGPAAIAERSLPLIEDELASSDAVLVDGVRSDVEVDAFEAAFGASFSLVSIEAPFEVRKARLAERGRDGDRDDGGESLEERDERERGFGMDAAMERADVHIDNTDSLEAFQSKVRTLLVDGIDAYRSQYDAAEGDA, encoded by the coding sequence ATGAGAGTACTCGCGACGGTCGGGCTACCGGGCAGCGGCAAGGGCGAGGCCGCCAACGTCGCCCGCGAGCTGGACGTGCCGGTCGTGACGATGGGAGACGTGATCCGGGCGGAGTGTCGGGACCGCGGGCTGGATCCGGCGACCGAGCACGGCCGCGTGGCGACGGCGCTGCGCGAGGAGAACGGGCCGGCGGCCATCGCCGAGCGGTCGCTCCCGCTGATCGAAGACGAGCTCGCGTCGAGCGACGCGGTGCTGGTCGACGGCGTCCGGTCGGACGTGGAGGTCGACGCCTTCGAGGCGGCGTTCGGCGCGTCGTTCTCGCTGGTCAGCATCGAGGCACCGTTCGAGGTGCGGAAAGCGCGGCTGGCAGAACGGGGCCGAGACGGCGACCGCGACGACGGCGGTGAATCCCTCGAAGAGCGCGACGAACGCGAGCGAGGCTTTGGCATGGACGCAGCGATGGAGCGGGCCGACGTACACATCGACAACACCGACAGTCTGGAAGCGTTCCAGTCGAAGGTGCGGACGCTGCTGGTCGACGGCATCGACGCCTACCGGAGCCAGTACGACGCCGCGGAGGGAGACGCATGA
- a CDS encoding YccF domain-containing protein, with amino-acid sequence MAQRSLLVRALWFVLVGWWLTPIVVNVAWLLNVTVILLPFGIKLINLVPTVLTLAEPRSLEDGAGASQHSLVVRAIYFVLVGWWLSWLWANVAAALSMTIVGIPVAIWLFNRLPYVTSLYRFHGR; translated from the coding sequence ATGGCTCAACGCTCTCTGCTCGTCCGTGCCCTCTGGTTCGTCCTCGTGGGCTGGTGGCTCACGCCGATCGTCGTCAACGTCGCGTGGCTGTTGAACGTTACCGTGATCCTGCTCCCGTTCGGGATCAAGCTCATCAACCTCGTCCCGACGGTGCTGACGCTGGCCGAACCCCGGTCGCTGGAAGACGGTGCCGGCGCGTCACAGCACTCGCTCGTGGTGCGGGCGATCTACTTCGTGCTCGTGGGCTGGTGGCTCTCGTGGCTGTGGGCCAACGTCGCCGCCGCGCTGTCGATGACGATCGTCGGCATCCCGGTCGCGATCTGGCTGTTCAACCGGCTGCCCTACGTCACCTCGCTGTACCGGTTCCACGGGCGGTAG
- a CDS encoding polyprenyl synthetase family protein produces the protein MEYLQRRRDRVEERLEAVLDGVEPDELADEVRHVALAGGKRVRPTVTVLVCEALGGEPADAVEFAVGIELVHNASLVIDDIIDESDVRRGTPSAWAAFGHGPAIIASDGLLGEAFALFSSDERAMQAVTESMVELGEGEATELVSQPTNETEYIELARRKTGALFRAAAELGAIAADADAYTVEAFGQYAERVGVAFQMRDDVLDATADAEKLGKPAGQDAEMDRPSFVEVTDLTPAEANERARAESDAALEALATVDTDDSQATEYLQDLAEFVVVRER, from the coding sequence ATGGAGTACTTACAGCGGCGTCGGGACCGCGTCGAGGAACGGCTGGAGGCCGTCCTCGACGGGGTCGAACCCGACGAACTCGCCGACGAAGTCCGCCACGTGGCCCTGGCCGGCGGGAAGCGCGTTCGGCCGACAGTGACGGTGCTGGTCTGTGAGGCGCTGGGCGGAGAGCCCGCCGACGCGGTGGAGTTCGCGGTCGGGATCGAACTGGTCCACAACGCCTCGCTGGTGATCGACGACATCATCGACGAGTCCGACGTGCGTCGCGGGACGCCCTCGGCGTGGGCGGCCTTCGGGCACGGGCCGGCCATCATCGCCTCCGACGGGCTGCTGGGCGAAGCGTTCGCACTCTTTTCCAGCGACGAGCGAGCCATGCAGGCCGTGACCGAGTCGATGGTCGAACTGGGCGAGGGCGAGGCGACCGAGCTCGTCAGCCAGCCCACCAACGAGACCGAGTACATCGAGCTGGCCCGCCGGAAGACCGGCGCGCTGTTCCGGGCGGCGGCCGAGCTTGGCGCGATCGCGGCCGACGCCGACGCCTACACGGTCGAGGCCTTCGGCCAGTACGCCGAGCGGGTCGGCGTCGCCTTCCAGATGCGCGACGACGTGCTCGACGCGACGGCCGACGCGGAGAAGCTGGGCAAGCCGGCCGGCCAGGACGCGGAGATGGACCGCCCCTCCTTCGTCGAGGTGACCGACCTCACGCCAGCGGAGGCCAACGAACGGGCTCGTGCGGAGTCCGACGCCGCGCTCGAAGCGCTCGCGACCGTCGACACCGACGACAGCCAGGCGACGGAGTACCTGCAGGATCTGGCGGAGTTCGTGGTCGTCCGCGAGCGGTAG
- a CDS encoding endonuclease/exonuclease/phosphatase family protein: MTTIATWNCNMAFREKKYPLLEEDTDILVVPECENPETKGGWDEFTDWKWMGENDNKGLGVFTRNGISIESVTEIEGCRYAMAVRTNLLDLLAVWAMNEKRNPRQRYIGQVWTALQSYSDFVSDNAIVLGDFNWNIIWDESPKSPLCGNFSETVEELNKHGLRSVYHQVTGDEFGEEASPTLFMHKKEDRPYHTDYVFFPEAMLKSADISVGNYDEWIDASDHMPIIIDVGE; the protein is encoded by the coding sequence ATGACCACTATCGCAACTTGGAATTGCAACATGGCGTTTCGGGAGAAAAAATATCCGTTATTGGAGGAAGACACGGATATTCTCGTTGTTCCTGAGTGCGAGAATCCAGAGACGAAAGGTGGATGGGACGAGTTCACGGATTGGAAGTGGATGGGAGAAAACGACAACAAAGGACTCGGAGTGTTCACTCGAAACGGCATTTCTATCGAATCTGTAACCGAAATTGAAGGCTGTCGGTATGCGATGGCCGTCAGGACCAATCTGCTGGACCTTCTGGCCGTGTGGGCAATGAATGAGAAGCGGAATCCACGTCAACGGTATATCGGGCAAGTCTGGACAGCATTGCAGAGCTATTCCGACTTTGTGAGCGATAATGCTATTGTTCTCGGAGATTTTAACTGGAATATCATCTGGGACGAATCGCCGAAGAGTCCCTTGTGTGGCAATTTCTCAGAGACAGTTGAGGAACTGAACAAACATGGGCTGCGAAGCGTCTACCATCAGGTTACAGGAGACGAGTTCGGCGAAGAGGCTTCACCAACGCTGTTCATGCACAAGAAGGAGGACCGACCGTATCATACTGATTACGTGTTTTTTCCAGAAGCGATGCTCAAATCAGCCGACATCTCCGTTGGGAACTACGACGAGTGGATTGATGCGAGCGACCACATGCCAATAATCATTGATGTTGGCGAATAG